TTTACACTCGCACAagttatttcagttatttcGTTACTCCACAGTGTTAAAGCTGAATCCCAATCATTGTCCATAATTCTCTGAGATCATTTGTGAGTCCAAACCTGAGTCTGCAGGGACACATCTGAGTTGAGTCTTTAGTGGGACTCTTTACATTTACTTCATTTAATTACTAACATTTTTACCTTCTGCTCTCTGGGAGAAAGATTGATGTAATTTTCTAGTTTTTCATCTACTCTGTGCCATCAACCCCTCAcaaaaattgatttaaaaagagAGGTTTTAAGATGCTCTAATTAAATAATTGTACTTTGGTGAACTAAGTTTGCTTCTGGTGCTCACAACCAGAAACAGCAGCTACTCAGGACACATgagcttttttttccactgaactGAGGGTTTTGCAGTCTGTAGGGGTTTTTTATTCTATAGATAAAAATTGCACGATGGGTCTTTTATAACATTATTCCAGTATTTTTGAACTCATTTAAATAagggtttctgtgtttttctacaaAATGTTATTCCTGACATTGTGGGAAGGGTTTGGAGACCGTGTTACACCTTTATGTGCTACAGAGTATAATTAAATagtctaaaaatataaaatatgaaaattagAGTGTAATGGAGTTGTGTTGACAGTATTTTTACTACAGTACTTCTGGTAATCAGTTTTAAGTTTACAGGTATATGTTGGTGAGGACAACCATATTTAAAAATGAGGCATCTCTAATCTGCATTTCTAAAGTCCAAGTCAACACAATTTAAGTCGGTGTTAAATTACAAATTCATATTTTGGTAAATGTCAGTACGGTTACTTGAATGAATACATGGATATGTACACACAATCCAAACACACAGCGAGCTAATGTACCAACACAGTCAAAAAGGTGATATCTAAATCCACTTTATTCTTGCATCCAGATATacaccatcatcatcttcatcattgtCATGATGGTCaagaaaatcatcatcatcatcatcataatcacaGTCATAATCAGCTGACGCCACACTCAAGAGCATCATTTCGGCAGCATTGTTAGCTATTCTTCTGGTCAAAAGCTAAagctgtgataaataaaaaataaaacatttggtcCTTAAATATATAGTCTAGGCAACATGGTATCAAGGGTTAAGACAGAAATGCCTTGTTGCTACACAAAACATCTAACATCACTGAAAATGGTGCTGAAACAGTGTTGAAGGGCGTCAGAAGAAGGAGACCGCCAATTTGAACATGAGGCTGATGGCAGCTGAGAGCAAACTGTCGGGCCAactgagagaaagggagaggggCCTGTGAGCAGCAAAGAAACAGTTAGCGACCAGAGCTGTGAGCTCAGATGAAAGGCGGCGAGGCAGACAAGAGATGAAAGACAAAGAGGCAGAGAAGTGAGGAAGCACACAACAGACCCACAGAGAGGCATGTATTTACAGTAGGCGGGTGGAACGAAATCAAGGGAGCCACAGTGCACAGCAGCGCAGTattgtgtgtcacacacacacacacacacaaaaacacaatttacagaATTCATCAGAGTGAACATGTAGgtttaaaagttttgttttgttcaaaaACTAAACACCACACATCTGGGACAACGAAACTACCAGTGAACTGCTGCTAAATTATTCAAATTCTTATGAGTATTGATTTTGCAGCGATTTTTTAAACGCTATATTGTTATGATAATTATTATTCTGATGAGAAAATATTACACTTTGGTGAAAAATGGGAGGCAAGAGGGAGGTGGAGCTGGAAAACTGGAAGTGCCTGCTCTATTGCCTGCATTTTGACAGTACAATAGACTTTTCCTCACAGCAGAGcgattattattttttcagttcatttattattattgtcaagGTCATTTCCTAAATTCTGAGAGTCACAGACGTTTCACATGTATTGCTGTTTTAGATTTTGAACATACACATTACTACAGCTGTTTTAAGACTCCCAGAGATCATTTTCATcctattttacagtttattctgTGCAATTTTCCACTTCAGCTTCCCTGCTTGCTCCAACAATCACTAACACAGatgtatatgtatacatttggatgtttttcttttgactctACCTCAGCCTGTACCACACAACACACCCATAAAAGTCTTTCTCTGTGGTTGATGGCTTGGTTGAGCGTCACATGAACATCTGATGTTCTAAGACAATCACATCCTATAGTGAATGCAAACAAGATGTACCTGTCCACGTGAGATCACTGGATGTCTGGTGCCAACTCTGACACAACTCTGAATATCTATGGCTCTGCTAGTCAGCACCGGTCATGATGCAAAGTCCAGAATCCTTTGAGATTTTCTTCCTCTTATTTCTTACATGTTGGCTGGCAGTTTGTGTCTGAGTCCCTCTGAGTCTTTTCTGGTGAGTGCTAGCTGAGGGTCTTTATTCCCACCTTTAGGTGAGGTGGCGCTGGCAGGGGGGGCTGCATGTGCTGACTGGGTGGGTGTAGTGCTTGATGCTTGGGAGGACTGAACAGGAGTGACAGAGGGTTTATTAAGTTTTGAAGAGTGGGCAGGGGCAGCAGTAGTGGCTAAAATTTGTTTTAGTGGTTGGGAAGAAGCAGATGGAACACTTGGACAAGTGGTGCTGATGGAGTGACTGGAGCCTGAAGTGGTGCTTGGAGAAAGGACAGGAGGATTTTGCTTTACTGGATGAACTGAGAATGTTACTTTAGTTGGAGAAGTAGTGCTAGCAGGTGTTGGGGAAGGAGTCATAGTCTGGGTTGGAGTTAGAGGTGAGAGCTGTTTTTGGATGTGGCTTGAGGCGGGGACTCTGGCTGAGCTTGAAACAGAGGGCTGGAGACAAGGGGTCGTACTCTGGGCTTTACTCTGAGAAGGAACAGGTGTAATAGGTATCGGAGAGGAGCAAGGTATAGGGGTGACAGGTGTGAAGGTTTGTGTAGGAGTTTGGGAGGGGGTAGAGGTGCGTGTGCGGGATGTCTGGGAGGGAGAGGGGATTAGGGTAGGTGCAGGACTGGGACCAGACAGCAAAGAAGCAGTTTGGGGTGTACTAGACACCTTGGCTCTGGGGCTCTGAGGGTGCAGTGGGGAGGAGGCGACtaaggaagagggaggagaagaggaagtaAGAGATGACCTGGGCCCGTAGGTTTGAGGTAGTGGAACAGGGGTGGAAACAGAGGATGGAGGCggagtggaggagggagagggagaggatgagcGGGGAGAAGGTGTAGGGCTCGGTTTAGGACGAGGAGTTGAAGAGAGAGACAATGGGCTTGTTCCAGCTGAAGGCGGGGttgagcagggaggaggagaggaggaacgAGAAGCGGTCATTGGGATTGGTTTTGAGCGAGGTGTTTGGGAGTGGATAGGGGTTGGAGATGAGGGGGTGAGTGCGGGTGAGGGGGTGGCGGATGAGAGTGGGGTTTGCtttggaggagaggaggatggcACAGAGGTTGCAGAGAGGATGTGAGCAGTTGCGGGTGTGGGAACAGAGGCAGTGTGATctgcagattgtgtgtgtgtggctgcagagaTCGCCTGTGCAGTAGCGGGCTGAATGGGAACTGCAGCCTgtacttgtgtttgtgcattaaaGGGCATATTTGTTAGCAGCTGTAGTGGGGGATTGGAGGTCAGAATGCCTGCACTGCCTCCCCTGGCTAACTGCCCTGCCAGGAACGGAGCTGCCAACAAATTGCCACCAGAGGCCTTCCGGTGAAGAGGTGGGTGAGGCTGCACTGCAGCCCATGAGCGGTGAGGCAGAGTGGGCTGTGAGGCCGACATCAGCCTGGCCTCCTGTGTGAGTCTACCTAATGCTGGCAGACCCTGAGAGGTGCTTCCTCCATGACGTAATAGAGCTTCTTTTGCCCCCTGCTGGCTCACTACAGATGTGTTGCCGTCTGATGGTGCACCAGGAGCAACTGGTTGGTTGGGGGTCTTGTGGAGGGGTGGAGTTGGTGGTCCTCCTCCTGCTGGGATTCCAAGTGATCCAGCAATCATTGAAGGTTGATCAGCTTGGAGGCGGAGGCTGTAATGAAGAGGCCTTGCTTGCTGGACAGAGGTTGGGACAGAAGAGGCTGGAGTGGATGGAGTTTTAGCAACAGGTGGTGATGTGATCCCACCAGGAGGGCCTATGGCTGAGGGGGAGGCAGGAAATCCTCCTCTTGGGGACAAACCACCAATCCCTCCTATTGCCATCATACCAATGAGGGAGCTCACAGAGGGGCGAAGTGGCTGTAACACAGGacgaggagaagagagagggaaggtggtggagggagagggggaTACAAGCGGGGAGGGCAGGAAGAAAGCACCTCCAAgtgcatgctgctgctgcaactgctggaactgctgctgttgctgctgctgctggtgcatGAGGGCGATGGCTACATTACTGGTGGCAGCTGCAGTCTGAAGGGGAGCATGGACCAGTGGTGCCCAGATAACCGGACGTGGCCGAGGAGACACTGTGCCACTTCCTCCCATAACTCCACTTCGTCCTGCGGCAGCTGCAGCTATAGCATCCTGCATGGCTGGCATGCTATCGTGTTTGACGATCTGCTGCACCAGCATGCTGTCACAAGAACCAAGACCACCTGCTGCCAGGCCTCCCCCTGCTCCTTGACCCCCTCCACCTCGGCCTCCACCACGACCCATACTGCCCCCAAGAGAACCGCCCTGCGATGACTTTCGCAGGAGCATGGAGTTCTTCCTGCCTgtaggaaagaaaaaggagataTTCTGAGATTCAGTGTGTGAAAATAAGCTCTGCATGAAAGGTATGAAAGAGTTGTCTACTGAATATAAAGCAGGCAGCCTGAGTTTTAGCCTCAAGGTTTTTATGTTCTTCACTGAGAACATTGCTCATCCTTTATTATTTAAGCTATTATTTCCCTGTGCTTGTTTTAAAAGAATTGTGACCTTTCAGCGAAGGACATTCCTGATAAAGTGTCTTTGTAAATTTTACTGAATTAGATGGATACTTGCAAGTGTTTCGCAAGGTCATTGTGAAATTAATCATAAGGGAGGATTTCAAGTCACTGCAGAAATAATTTGGTAAAGGAAATGTATGCAGCAATCAGAGAACCAGTTACCAATACGGTCCAATCTGTCAACAGCGACAGTTTCGAAGGCACGCCGCATCATTGGATGTTCCTCCAGCACCTCGTTGAAGCTGTCCACGCTGAGAGAGTATAGACGACAGTATGTATCTGAACGGACACTGGCTGTCCTCCGTCCACGAGTCAATAAACAGATCTCTGACAgtaggaggagaagaaaaggacaACCAGCAGCTGTGAGACCTTCAccttttacctttaaataccCTCCATACACAACTACCTCAACAACTGCATGTCCTCACCTCCAAAGTAAGACCCATCACTCAGTTTGGTTTCCTTGTTTCCGCGGGTCAGCACACTGACTCGCCCGTGTTGGATGAAGTACATCTTCCGTCCAACTGTTCCCTCACGGATGATGAAGTCTGAAGGTTGAAACACTTCAAACCTCAGCTTGGTCAGCACGGCGGTGACAAAGTTGGGGTCAGCATTGGCAAACAGCGGCATGTTCGCCACCAGGCTGCGGCAGTTGAAGCTGACTATCTCCTAAAAGAAGAGAATCGGAGAAAGTTGCTGGCAGGAGGAAAACAGcagttgtggtttgtgtgtgtagatgtgtgtttgtgaatttatTACCTCTTTAAGTGGCTCGCTGAGTTCTCCTAAGATGCTCTCTTCATCAAACATTTTCCCCTGGAAGCGGTGCTCGTAGTACTCATGGAT
This genomic stretch from Anabas testudineus chromosome 16, fAnaTes1.2, whole genome shotgun sequence harbors:
- the LOC113169416 gene encoding potassium/sodium hyperpolarization-activated cyclic nucleotide-gated channel 2-like — its product is MDGVAGGVGTPGSTGGSAGDSLPRRNGGDAKRRSKGSLPSPGYRLSQASLEGEKGSFGGDSSSSGGRGRRLSIMSSSTRDGLPFRTAGTPTTPVPLPPPPPSSSTATAHPPPRSVGFATSRVALASTSSTGTGVMVVATGPETTTTTTCNTTAAGTPEMVGQSGLGGFGMGLDGEDYSNSNQSTFIQRQFGAMLQPGVNKFSLRMFGSHKAVALEQERLKSAGVWIIHPYSDFRFYWDLLMLLLMMGNLIVLPVGITFFRYENTPSWIIFNVVSDTLFMVDLVLNFRTGIVKEDSTEILLDPRAIRQNYLKSWFLVDFVSSIPVDYIFLMVDSLDSEVYRTARALRIVRFTKILSLLRLLRLSRLIRYIHQWEEIFHMTYDLASAMVRIVNLIGMMLLLCHWDGCLQFLVPMLQDFPPDCWVAKNLMVNDTWGVQYSYALFKAMSHMLCIGYGAQAPEGMTDVWLTMLSMIVGATCYAMFIGHATALIQSLDSSRRQYQEKYKQVEQYMSFHKLPADVRQKIHEYYEHRFQGKMFDEESILGELSEPLKEEIVSFNCRSLVANMPLFANADPNFVTAVLTKLRFEVFQPSDFIIREGTVGRKMYFIQHGRVSVLTRGNKETKLSDGSYFGEICLLTRGRRTASVRSDTYCRLYSLSVDSFNEVLEEHPMMRRAFETVAVDRLDRIGRKNSMLLRKSSQGGSLGGSMGRGGGRGGGGQGAGGGLAAGGLGSCDSMLVQQIVKHDSMPAMQDAIAAAAAGRSGVMGGSGTVSPRPRPVIWAPLVHAPLQTAAATSNVAIALMHQQQQQQQQFQQLQQQHALGGAFFLPSPLVSPSPSTTFPLSSPRPVLQPLRPSVSSLIGMMAIGGIGGLSPRGGFPASPSAIGPPGGITSPPVAKTPSTPASSVPTSVQQARPLHYSLRLQADQPSMIAGSLGIPAGGGPPTPPLHKTPNQPVAPGAPSDGNTSVVSQQGAKEALLRHGGSTSQGLPALGRLTQEARLMSASQPTLPHRSWAAVQPHPPLHRKASGGNLLAAPFLAGQLARGGSAGILTSNPPLQLLTNMPFNAQTQVQAAVPIQPATAQAISAATHTQSADHTASVPTPATAHILSATSVPSSSPPKQTPLSSATPSPALTPSSPTPIHSQTPRSKPIPMTASRSSSPPPCSTPPSAGTSPLSLSSTPRPKPSPTPSPRSSSPSPSSTPPPSSVSTPVPLPQTYGPRSSLTSSSPPSSLVASSPLHPQSPRAKVSSTPQTASLLSGPSPAPTLIPSPSQTSRTRTSTPSQTPTQTFTPVTPIPCSSPIPITPVPSQSKAQSTTPCLQPSVSSSARVPASSHIQKQLSPLTPTQTMTPSPTPASTTSPTKVTFSVHPVKQNPPVLSPSTTSGSSHSISTTCPSVPSASSQPLKQILATTAAPAHSSKLNKPSVTPVQSSQASSTTPTQSAHAAPPASATSPKGGNKDPQLALTRKDSEGLRHKLPANM